From one Methanomassiliicoccales archaeon genomic stretch:
- the fni gene encoding type 2 isopentenyl-diphosphate Delta-isomerase: MRRIEKRKADHVEVSIEKDVSFHYNYWDDVKLVHNALPEVDFEEIDTSTTLFGRKLSFPLIVTAITGGYGKAAEINRNIAKACEEMQIGMGVGSQRAALENGDESSYSVIKEFDIPLKIGNIGAPQLVKQRNKRAFDLSSIEKAFQMIDADLLSVHLNFLQEVVQPEGDTRARGCLEALRAVAKEFPVMVKETGAGISREVAERLKGTGIRGIDVSGAGGTSFSAVEKFRSEKIGDERGVALGETYRDWGIPAPASVILANVGLPLIASGGVMNGLHIAKGIILGAQCAGVARSILTAAMDSAEAVVKKLKIMQLEFRTAMFLTGCARVSDFQKKEFVLTGLTKDWLEQCWRRRI, encoded by the coding sequence ATGAGGCGTATCGAGAAAAGGAAGGCTGACCATGTCGAGGTCTCGATTGAAAAGGATGTCAGTTTTCACTATAACTATTGGGACGATGTGAAACTCGTACACAACGCTCTGCCAGAAGTCGACTTCGAGGAAATTGATACTTCAACAACGCTATTCGGCCGCAAACTCTCATTTCCTCTCATCGTTACCGCAATCACAGGAGGATATGGAAAAGCGGCTGAGATCAATAGGAACATTGCGAAGGCCTGCGAAGAAATGCAAATCGGAATGGGGGTTGGAAGCCAACGTGCGGCGCTCGAGAACGGTGACGAGAGTAGCTATTCTGTAATCAAAGAGTTCGATATACCGTTAAAAATCGGGAACATAGGGGCACCACAATTGGTAAAGCAACGGAACAAGAGGGCTTTCGATCTATCTTCCATCGAGAAGGCTTTTCAGATGATCGATGCCGACCTCCTCAGCGTCCACCTCAATTTCTTGCAAGAAGTTGTACAGCCTGAAGGGGACACACGGGCAAGGGGATGCTTGGAAGCGCTTAGAGCGGTCGCCAAGGAGTTCCCAGTAATGGTAAAAGAGACGGGCGCCGGAATTTCGAGGGAAGTAGCCGAGAGACTAAAGGGGACCGGGATTAGAGGGATTGATGTCTCTGGTGCTGGAGGGACGAGTTTCTCCGCCGTCGAAAAGTTCAGATCAGAGAAAATCGGCGATGAAAGGGGTGTAGCATTGGGAGAGACTTACCGAGACTGGGGGATCCCCGCGCCTGCCTCCGTCATACTAGCAAACGTCGGACTTCCCTTGATCGCAAGTGGGGGGGTTATGAATGGCCTCCATATCGCTAAGGGTATCATTCTAGGTGCTCAATGCGCTGGCGTTGCGAGATCGATTCTTACCGCTGCGATGGACTCGGCAGAAGCTGTCGTCAAGAAATTGAAGATCATGCAACTGGAATTCAGAACCGCGATGTTCCTGACAGGCTGTGCTAGAGTTTCAGATTTTCAAAAAAAGGAGTTTGTGCTCACAGGATTGACAAAGGATTGGCTTGAACAGTGCTGGAGGAGGAGGATATGA
- a CDS encoding GNAT family N-acetyltransferase codes for MIARPFRIEDKEGVIRLLCSNSIWPSAEIDIEPSKYWDWKFLRNPAGSGIICVVEEKGEVISHAAAVPIFIWVRGEVVLGSQGVDVLTHPEYRHKNAAMLAIKCRNEQREKKNVQIDLAFTSDRFHADFAKKSGHKEIGVDMVRYELITRPSLFFKGGFLEKSKKLMYEQYIRLRRFITLNGILGADDLKIIPGNRFDENIDDLVSSALIQFDLAVFKDQEYLNWRYADKDAGEFNILLAYENGTVIGYIVFKFIGNKPVKYGEIVDILVRPGSNYAATILLAEAIERLLEKGAVSVYCWLPSRHPYTSSLRKIGFLRPRKQNDQSMIILYKDRSDKRIMQGIVEERRKKVHFVFGDSDWI; via the coding sequence ATGATCGCTAGACCTTTTCGTATCGAAGATAAAGAGGGAGTCATTAGATTACTGTGCAGCAATAGTATATGGCCTTCCGCGGAAATAGATATCGAGCCTTCGAAGTATTGGGACTGGAAATTCCTTCGGAATCCAGCAGGCTCTGGCATTATCTGTGTAGTCGAAGAAAAAGGCGAGGTCATTTCCCACGCAGCTGCAGTCCCTATATTCATTTGGGTGAGAGGTGAGGTTGTATTGGGATCGCAAGGCGTTGATGTCCTTACCCACCCCGAATATCGTCACAAGAATGCTGCTATGCTCGCAATAAAATGTAGAAACGAACAAAGGGAAAAAAAGAATGTCCAGATCGATCTCGCATTTACGAGCGATCGTTTTCATGCTGATTTTGCGAAGAAGAGCGGGCACAAAGAAATCGGCGTCGACATGGTCCGGTATGAACTCATTACAAGACCCTCCTTGTTCTTCAAGGGTGGTTTTTTAGAGAAATCAAAGAAACTCATGTACGAGCAATACATCCGCCTCAGAAGATTCATTACATTGAATGGAATCCTTGGGGCCGACGATCTTAAAATCATACCGGGAAACAGGTTTGACGAAAACATCGATGATTTGGTGTCATCCGCATTGATCCAATTTGATCTCGCTGTTTTCAAAGATCAAGAATATCTCAATTGGAGATACGCTGACAAGGACGCGGGGGAATTTAACATACTCCTCGCGTACGAGAATGGAACGGTAATCGGCTATATTGTATTCAAATTCATAGGGAATAAGCCCGTGAAATATGGCGAGATTGTTGATATCCTTGTGAGGCCTGGTTCTAATTACGCCGCCACCATTCTTCTAGCCGAAGCGATTGAACGTCTTCTTGAAAAAGGAGCGGTTAGTGTTTATTGTTGGCTTCCGAGTAGGCACCCCTACACCTCGTCCTTGAGGAAAATTGGCTTCCTGCGACCGAGAAAACAAAATGATCAATCGATGATCATTCTCTACAAGGACCGGAGTGATAAGAGAATAATGCAAGGAATCGTCGAGGAAAGAAGAAAAAAGGTGCACTTCGTTTTTGGCGACTCTGATTGGATCTGA
- a CDS encoding DUF92 domain-containing protein — protein MSPAETLVLLVVLCGLLAVLAYKFKLLSASGSIASIAVGLTIGWFGSISWLLILIVFVLLGFLVTRYKIQLKMAGGLQEGKRGERTYRNVLANGFVPLVIALVSYSLDLQNELIAQIAYLSAISVAAADTTASELGVLSPRTYLITNFNRVAPGTNGGISLAGTIWAVIAATFASIIGWLAIVPGMSIDVMVVIPIFAGVSGCMIDSFIGATLENRGFVSKLGTNVISMLAGTVIAVSIFQMVQ, from the coding sequence GTGTCTCCAGCCGAAACCCTCGTCCTGTTGGTGGTGCTCTGCGGCCTCTTAGCGGTCCTAGCCTATAAATTCAAATTGCTCAGCGCAAGCGGTAGCATAGCGTCAATCGCTGTGGGACTCACTATTGGCTGGTTCGGATCGATCAGTTGGTTACTCATCCTCATCGTCTTCGTACTCCTCGGATTTCTTGTCACCCGATATAAAATACAGCTCAAAATGGCAGGAGGATTACAGGAAGGCAAGAGAGGGGAGAGAACATACCGTAATGTGCTCGCCAATGGGTTTGTTCCATTGGTTATCGCTTTGGTCTCGTACTCCCTGGATTTGCAAAACGAACTGATAGCTCAGATCGCTTACCTTTCCGCGATCAGTGTCGCAGCGGCCGATACTACCGCAAGCGAGCTGGGTGTATTGAGCCCTCGAACCTATCTAATAACGAATTTCAATCGAGTGGCACCTGGCACAAATGGAGGGATATCCCTAGCAGGGACAATCTGGGCTGTCATCGCAGCAACCTTCGCATCAATAATCGGCTGGTTGGCGATTGTGCCAGGTATGTCGATTGATGTAATGGTGGTTATACCCATCTTTGCTGGCGTATCTGGATGTATGATCGATAGCTTCATCGGCGCTACGCTCGAGAACCGTGGATTTGTCTCAAAGCTCGGTACCAATGTCATTTCAATGCTTGCCGGCACTGTAATTGCCGTGAGCATCTTTCAGATGGTCCAGTAG
- a CDS encoding polyprenyl synthetase family protein, giving the protein MSILSEMRGIIERVDRSLMSYLEEGKPEKLMKAVRHYPEAGGKRLRPLVAYLVAEAVGHDGEGSIPFGCALEIIHNFTLIHDDIIDQDPMRRGRPSVHVLFDIPTAIIAGDAMFARGFEVIGKTKTTPERLNRLYAITSRTVWLIAEGQQMDFDFETRNDVTPQEYLEMVEKKTAVLFACAAEGGAIIAGGSENQIREMREYGRMLGIAFQIWDDVLGITGEEEQLGKPVGSDIRNGKRTLIVLHALKELDDRKDKTRKELLVSTLGNEKANEERIHEVLDVLRDLGSIDYAKETALSFVKKAKMNLECLDDSKEKEMLSALVDFAVGRKK; this is encoded by the coding sequence ATGAGCATTCTTTCAGAAATGAGAGGGATCATCGAACGAGTGGACAGGAGTTTGATGTCATACCTTGAGGAAGGGAAACCGGAGAAATTGATGAAAGCCGTACGCCATTATCCTGAGGCTGGGGGAAAGAGATTAAGGCCACTGGTAGCATACCTCGTCGCTGAGGCTGTTGGCCATGATGGTGAAGGCTCCATTCCATTCGGATGCGCCCTTGAAATCATTCATAATTTTACGCTGATCCACGATGACATTATTGACCAAGACCCTATGAGAAGGGGGAGACCATCAGTCCACGTTCTTTTCGACATTCCGACAGCGATTATCGCGGGAGACGCGATGTTCGCGCGTGGATTCGAGGTAATCGGCAAGACCAAAACGACGCCAGAACGATTGAATCGATTATACGCAATTACTTCTAGAACAGTTTGGTTGATTGCCGAAGGGCAGCAGATGGACTTCGACTTCGAGACGCGGAACGATGTGACACCGCAGGAATACTTGGAGATGGTTGAGAAAAAAACCGCGGTTCTGTTTGCTTGCGCAGCAGAGGGGGGCGCGATTATTGCGGGGGGGTCAGAAAACCAGATAAGAGAAATGAGAGAATATGGGAGGATGCTCGGCATTGCCTTCCAGATCTGGGATGATGTCCTCGGGATCACGGGAGAAGAAGAACAACTCGGAAAGCCTGTCGGGTCAGACATCCGGAACGGTAAGCGTACACTTATCGTTCTTCATGCATTGAAGGAACTCGACGACAGAAAGGACAAGACGAGAAAAGAGCTCCTTGTATCCACGCTAGGCAACGAAAAGGCGAACGAGGAGAGGATACATGAGGTTCTCGATGTGCTTCGCGATCTTGGCAGTATTGATTACGCGAAGGAGACTGCCCTTTCTTTTGTAAAAAAGGCGAAAATGAATCTCGAATGTCTCGATGACAGCAAAGAAAAGGAGATGCTATCGGCACTCGTCGATTTCGCCGTCGGAAGAAAAAAATGA
- a CDS encoding KEOPS complex kinase/ATPase Bud32 has translation MEIIRRGAEAEIRVDRWMGRTVIVKSRVPKNYRHPELDRQLRAQRTKNEARLIREARQLGVPTPIIYDIDLHKAELVMEKIEGERVKDALSKADSKDLERICLEIGRLTAMLHRNGIAHGDLTTSNMILRDDKIWLIDFSLGEKNAKIEELGVDFHLLKEAFLSAHSEIFDKFQIVIDSYREHFENADAVIKRMKEIESRGRYT, from the coding sequence GTGGAGATTATCAGAAGAGGCGCTGAAGCAGAAATTAGGGTAGATAGGTGGATGGGTCGAACGGTTATCGTCAAGAGCAGAGTGCCGAAGAATTATAGGCACCCAGAGCTTGACCGTCAATTGCGGGCCCAGCGCACGAAAAACGAGGCAAGACTTATACGTGAGGCCAGACAGCTCGGCGTCCCAACGCCAATTATTTACGATATCGATCTTCATAAAGCAGAACTGGTAATGGAAAAGATTGAGGGCGAAAGGGTTAAAGATGCGCTTTCAAAAGCGGATAGTAAAGATCTCGAAAGGATTTGTTTGGAGATCGGTCGATTAACCGCGATGCTTCACAGAAATGGGATCGCTCATGGAGATCTTACGACATCGAACATGATCCTCCGTGACGATAAGATCTGGCTCATCGACTTCTCGTTAGGCGAAAAAAATGCCAAGATCGAAGAACTCGGGGTGGATTTTCATCTGTTAAAGGAAGCGTTTCTCTCAGCGCATTCGGAGATATTTGACAAATTCCAGATCGTGATCGACTCCTACAGAGAACATTTCGAAAATGCTGACGCCGTCATCAAACGGATGAAGGAGATTGAGAGCAGGGGGCGGTATACTTAG
- a CDS encoding DUF835 domain-containing protein, protein MMKVNLKRGNLYLLHGRDPGRLFNLCNSARNQGSKILCITRMHPDQLGEEYGIPQEQTIWISQTVGPRNINPQNMGILTETVVRFLSANIKSIVFLEGLEYLIAQNDFTKVLKFINHAYEAAAINRGIMVFLVDPRAFSAREMAFLEKCAVAICEGDEVVMKMSD, encoded by the coding sequence ATGATGAAAGTAAATCTGAAGCGAGGAAACCTTTACTTGTTGCATGGAAGGGATCCAGGCAGACTATTCAATCTTTGCAATAGCGCTAGAAATCAGGGCAGCAAGATCCTCTGTATTACAAGGATGCATCCCGATCAATTAGGAGAGGAATACGGAATTCCGCAGGAACAAACTATTTGGATTTCACAAACGGTAGGGCCACGGAATATTAACCCGCAGAACATGGGAATCCTGACAGAGACCGTCGTTCGATTTCTTTCAGCTAATATAAAATCGATCGTTTTTCTTGAAGGACTCGAGTACCTCATAGCACAAAATGACTTCACTAAGGTATTGAAGTTCATCAATCATGCGTACGAAGCGGCTGCGATAAACAGAGGCATTATGGTTTTCTTGGTAGATCCCCGTGCTTTCTCAGCGAGGGAAATGGCGTTTCTCGAAAAATGTGCTGTCGCGATTTGCGAAGGTGATGAAGTTGTTATGAAAATGTCAGATTGA
- a CDS encoding MFS transporter, which produces MISVENDDIIRLSSRRAATIALTLFLATLVGYIARANVSVALPFVADEYGWGSEQLGELGGVLLGIFLVGYGISNIFISPLIDYFGPKKSLIFAVLAWSALTVLTGFFGTFVMIFILARFFLGLSQGPLFPSASKVVGTWFPPSGRARVNALYLSSGFLSNLLVPLLLLPLIVATSWQFMFYAVGAAGFILLIPLWRCLCDHPHEARSRPESRISMRSLIELTRQNLSESVRIKGLFIITFSFLSINLAWWGLSLWLPTYFLVAKGFSVEELVWGASLPYIGGLCGMYTGSWISDRTGRRVETAFIFAVIDAIFLLLLIVVFPHDHVVLVASAIFFFLGVMAPTSFTLLQSITPARLIGSATGIMNGIANGGAVFGPVLLGMAVAFTSSYDIGLIIMAIFQVIGALLLVLFLRKTREKSI; this is translated from the coding sequence ATGATATCTGTGGAGAACGATGATATAATACGATTATCGTCGCGACGTGCGGCAACAATTGCGTTGACCCTTTTTCTTGCAACACTCGTCGGCTACATTGCCAGGGCAAATGTTTCTGTCGCACTTCCATTCGTGGCCGATGAATATGGATGGGGGTCTGAGCAGCTCGGTGAACTGGGTGGGGTTTTACTTGGCATCTTTCTTGTCGGATACGGAATCTCAAATATCTTTATCAGCCCGCTTATCGATTATTTCGGGCCCAAAAAAAGTCTCATTTTTGCTGTCCTGGCATGGTCGGCCCTAACCGTTCTCACGGGCTTTTTTGGCACCTTCGTTATGATCTTCATTTTGGCAAGATTCTTTCTTGGTCTTTCACAAGGTCCGCTCTTTCCCAGTGCAAGTAAGGTCGTCGGCACATGGTTCCCACCCTCGGGTCGGGCACGAGTCAATGCGTTATACCTTAGTTCAGGATTTTTATCGAATCTCCTCGTGCCGCTTCTGCTTCTCCCGCTGATCGTTGCAACAAGCTGGCAGTTCATGTTCTATGCAGTTGGAGCGGCTGGCTTCATTCTCTTGATTCCTCTCTGGAGGTGTCTGTGCGATCATCCGCATGAAGCACGATCTCGGCCGGAATCGCGTATATCCATGCGTTCCCTTATCGAGCTGACAAGACAGAACTTGAGTGAATCGGTAAGAATCAAAGGTCTTTTCATCATCACTTTTTCGTTTCTATCCATTAATTTGGCGTGGTGGGGGCTCTCTCTCTGGCTACCCACTTATTTCCTCGTTGCCAAGGGATTTTCTGTTGAGGAGTTAGTTTGGGGAGCTTCACTTCCGTATATTGGCGGGCTCTGTGGCATGTATACTGGATCGTGGATAAGCGATCGGACAGGGAGGCGTGTCGAGACGGCGTTCATCTTCGCTGTAATCGACGCGATTTTTCTTCTCCTACTAATCGTAGTATTTCCTCATGACCATGTCGTTCTTGTCGCTAGCGCTATTTTCTTCTTCCTTGGCGTGATGGCGCCTACATCGTTCACGCTATTGCAAAGTATTACTCCGGCGCGACTGATTGGGAGCGCAACAGGGATTATGAATGGTATAGCAAACGGTGGGGCGGTGTTCGGACCCGTTCTCCTCGGCATGGCAGTCGCATTCACTTCTTCCTATGACATCGGTCTCATTATCATGGCGATTTTCCAGGTCATTGGTGCCCTTCTCCTCGTCTTGTTCCTCAGAAAGACTCGTGAAAAATCAATATAA
- the radB gene encoding DNA repair and recombination protein RadB: protein MDRIPFGCATLDSMLDGGIETGCLTLIYGEAGTGKTSLCLLLSCNIVKHGRKVAYIDTEGVSLDRLRQIAGGDFDVIVKNILFSEVHSFDEQEKMVDRAVKMAEGNPDIGLIVLDSATMYYRLTSRQEERSERRSIANQTVKLLSVARKMNIPILLTSQVYTDVEKGTYEALGGHALHHNAKVIIRLEKLSPGRRRAILVKHRHLPENRIAEFVLTDRGISC, encoded by the coding sequence GTGGATAGGATCCCGTTCGGTTGCGCTACGCTGGACTCAATGCTCGATGGTGGTATCGAGACTGGCTGTCTGACTCTCATCTACGGAGAGGCTGGCACCGGCAAAACCAGCCTTTGCCTTCTCCTTTCATGCAATATCGTCAAGCATGGGAGGAAAGTCGCTTACATCGATACGGAAGGTGTCTCTCTGGATAGATTGCGCCAAATCGCTGGTGGCGATTTCGATGTAATTGTGAAGAACATCTTGTTCAGCGAGGTTCATAGCTTCGATGAGCAAGAGAAGATGGTCGACAGGGCAGTCAAGATGGCAGAGGGCAATCCCGACATCGGCCTGATCGTACTTGATTCCGCGACGATGTATTACCGCCTGACGAGCAGGCAGGAAGAAAGGTCAGAAAGGAGATCGATTGCGAATCAGACGGTCAAGTTGCTCAGCGTCGCAAGGAAAATGAACATTCCGATATTGCTGACATCTCAGGTTTACACGGACGTTGAGAAGGGCACATACGAAGCGCTAGGTGGCCATGCACTCCATCACAATGCAAAAGTGATTATACGCCTGGAGAAGTTGTCGCCGGGGCGAAGAAGAGCAATTCTCGTTAAGCACCGACATCTTCCTGAAAATCGGATCGCAGAATTCGTGCTCACAGACCGGGGAATCTCGTGCTAG
- a CDS encoding isopentenyl phosphate kinase: MILVKLGGSVITEKSQLRSFRKENVERLVDEIKSARKKIILVHGAGSFGHLLANEYSLQKGFISNNQIPGLAKVMVDVRELNLNVMKILEEKGIAAVSIPPSTSTRLNSGEIAYLDYDLFERFIELDTMPVTFGDVCLDKRQKFGICSGDQLMEKLASHFKPERAIFCTDVDGIFSSDPASNPDARLIEEIDRSILERIPKSSKYVDVTGGMFGKIERMVRIASRNCECLVINGNVPGRLKAALKGDTVKGTRVVGE, encoded by the coding sequence ATGATCCTCGTGAAATTAGGCGGTAGTGTCATCACGGAAAAGAGTCAACTGAGGAGTTTTCGCAAAGAAAACGTCGAAAGATTGGTCGATGAAATAAAAAGCGCGAGAAAGAAGATCATTCTTGTTCATGGAGCCGGATCCTTCGGACACCTACTTGCCAATGAATACAGCCTGCAAAAGGGTTTTATCTCAAACAACCAGATACCCGGTCTTGCAAAAGTAATGGTCGATGTGAGGGAACTCAACCTGAATGTCATGAAAATTCTCGAGGAGAAAGGCATTGCTGCTGTCTCCATACCTCCGAGTACATCAACAAGATTGAACTCTGGCGAGATCGCCTATCTTGATTACGACCTGTTCGAACGATTTATCGAACTAGATACGATGCCCGTGACATTTGGCGACGTCTGCCTCGACAAGAGACAGAAGTTCGGGATTTGTTCTGGCGACCAGCTCATGGAAAAACTTGCGAGCCATTTCAAACCGGAAAGGGCGATATTTTGCACGGACGTCGATGGCATTTTCTCATCCGATCCAGCATCAAATCCCGATGCTAGATTGATCGAAGAAATCGATCGATCGATTCTAGAGCGCATACCAAAGAGTTCTAAGTATGTAGATGTGACTGGAGGCATGTTTGGGAAAATTGAGCGAATGGTACGTATCGCGTCGAGGAACTGCGAATGTCTCGTAATTAACGGTAATGTCCCTGGAAGGCTCAAAGCAGCACTCAAGGGAGACACCGTAAAAGGAACAAGAGTCGTTGGTGAATGA
- a CDS encoding ATP-dependent DNA helicase, with protein sequence MGISSIDCRRNVPKDLFPFPDARKGQDLFLKHARECVKHGIHLFAHAPTGLGKTAVSMAAALEYVLQNEGILFFLTARQSQHAVAVETAKRIHEKEEIRAIDIIAQEDMCLATRERRIQCINDNACFFSREITNEMIERILAQPLHVQELMRVCLKEGVCPYFAAMCAMPRSDLVVCDYNHFFAFNTRPILDRFKKKISETVIIVDEGHNLPRRIIENHTGILTLHSIQRAVNSKSFKKFREDIGAIRSAFLKILSTHQGDELLSTRELDDMLIANACIDTEGLAREFSKHLEPLDLMKHREIITFLSMWHRFGESSVRYVDRSSKSIVVHLIDPALISKPVFDATRCVIVMSGTLHPPEMFADLLGVKGRCACRRYPSPFPVENRLILAVPQVSSRYRTRSETTYSTMAKIITDISAVVRGNVLCFFTSYDFLDAVRSKLDPMKFARSVLIEKRGCRKSEKEAIITELTRNQHCLVLAPIGGSFSEGVDFKNNIISCVIIAGFPMNPPSIENIAIKDRFKDKIGERMAELYFDIYPAISKVLQAAGRAIRSESDRAVIALLDERYSDPTIKGVFPNDFQIKTFEDPISMIHDFFTAKNINSD encoded by the coding sequence ATGGGAATATCATCTATTGACTGCCGTAGGAATGTCCCGAAGGATCTTTTTCCTTTCCCGGATGCAAGAAAGGGTCAGGACTTGTTTCTTAAACATGCTAGGGAATGTGTCAAGCACGGGATTCATCTTTTTGCACACGCCCCCACGGGACTCGGTAAAACAGCAGTGAGTATGGCAGCAGCGCTGGAATACGTCTTACAGAACGAAGGGATTCTTTTCTTCCTGACTGCGAGACAATCCCAACACGCCGTTGCAGTCGAGACGGCCAAGCGAATCCACGAAAAGGAAGAGATCAGGGCGATAGATATCATCGCTCAAGAAGATATGTGCCTTGCAACGAGAGAAAGACGTATCCAGTGCATAAACGACAACGCCTGTTTTTTCTCGAGAGAGATCACAAATGAAATGATTGAAAGGATACTTGCGCAGCCCTTGCATGTACAGGAGCTGATGAGAGTCTGCCTCAAGGAGGGTGTTTGCCCGTATTTCGCAGCGATGTGCGCAATGCCCCGATCAGATCTCGTCGTCTGCGACTACAATCACTTCTTCGCGTTCAATACACGGCCGATCCTCGATAGGTTCAAAAAAAAGATTTCCGAAACGGTCATTATTGTCGATGAAGGCCACAACCTACCGAGAAGAATCATCGAGAATCACACTGGAATTCTAACTTTGCATTCGATCCAACGGGCGGTGAATTCAAAATCGTTTAAGAAATTTCGCGAAGATATTGGTGCCATCAGGAGCGCTTTTCTCAAGATATTATCAACACACCAAGGTGATGAACTACTTAGCACGAGAGAGCTGGATGACATGCTCATCGCCAATGCCTGCATAGATACTGAGGGGCTTGCGCGTGAATTCTCAAAACACCTCGAGCCATTAGATTTGATGAAACATCGTGAGATCATCACTTTTCTTTCAATGTGGCACCGGTTCGGTGAGTCAAGTGTTAGGTATGTCGACAGGAGCTCGAAATCAATCGTCGTGCACTTGATCGATCCGGCCCTGATATCTAAACCCGTATTTGACGCAACACGTTGTGTGATCGTGATGAGCGGCACGCTTCACCCCCCAGAAATGTTTGCCGATCTTCTCGGTGTGAAAGGGAGATGCGCGTGCCGGCGATATCCATCGCCATTTCCTGTTGAAAATCGGTTAATTCTAGCCGTACCCCAGGTTTCGTCAAGGTACAGGACGCGTTCGGAAACCACCTATTCAACTATGGCGAAGATCATCACAGACATTTCTGCTGTCGTCCGGGGCAACGTGCTCTGTTTCTTCACCTCTTACGATTTCCTGGACGCAGTTAGATCGAAATTGGATCCAATGAAGTTTGCAAGAAGCGTTTTGATAGAAAAGAGGGGGTGCAGGAAGAGTGAGAAGGAAGCGATAATCACGGAATTAACGCGCAATCAACACTGCTTGGTACTCGCGCCGATTGGTGGGTCATTTTCAGAGGGTGTTGATTTCAAGAACAATATCATATCCTGTGTGATCATCGCAGGTTTTCCGATGAACCCTCCATCAATCGAGAATATTGCAATAAAAGATCGATTTAAAGATAAGATAGGGGAAAGGATGGCGGAACTCTACTTCGATATTTATCCCGCAATTTCTAAGGTTCTACAAGCGGCAGGACGTGCCATTAGGAGTGAAAGCGATCGCGCTGTAATCGCATTGCTCGATGAAAGATACTCTGATCCTACCATCAAGGGTGTTTTTCCCAATGATTTTCAGATCAAGACCTTTGAAGACCCGATAAGTATGATCCATGACTTCTTTACGGCAAAAAATATCAATTCTGATTGA
- a CDS encoding zinc ribbon domain-containing protein, which translates to MAISWDVMVIAVGVTVFAIVVFFELRYMRSKRKDKIETVLIRDEAYNALITTSAVSKALKEKNKDTTDADRLIFEAERAYQRRDYLTCKELTDQAKEALRHAKSKDFEVFEEIASTPAPQEEPVVPFQEVKKLPVNYIESKFMIESARIGIETASQRGLDTTAARAYLESAQKCFASTEYTEALKYAYKAKRCADGQTVDRPASAEKKDEEELKERSDEAEKCLQCGALVRSEDNFCGKCGAKINRIPKCPSCSAEVDPSDKFCRRCGTKL; encoded by the coding sequence ATGGCTATTTCGTGGGATGTAATGGTCATTGCCGTCGGCGTGACGGTATTTGCGATCGTCGTCTTCTTTGAGCTGAGATATATGAGGTCGAAAAGGAAAGACAAGATCGAGACGGTGTTAATACGAGATGAAGCGTACAACGCATTGATTACTACCAGCGCTGTTTCAAAGGCCCTGAAAGAGAAGAACAAAGATACAACAGATGCAGATCGATTGATTTTCGAAGCGGAAAGAGCCTATCAGAGGAGAGATTATTTAACTTGTAAGGAACTGACTGACCAAGCCAAGGAGGCGCTCAGACATGCAAAATCAAAGGATTTTGAGGTTTTCGAGGAGATCGCTTCAACACCTGCACCGCAGGAGGAGCCAGTTGTTCCATTCCAAGAAGTCAAGAAACTCCCTGTGAACTACATCGAGTCAAAATTTATGATCGAGAGTGCACGGATAGGTATCGAGACAGCGAGCCAAAGAGGTTTGGACACAACGGCTGCGAGGGCCTATTTGGAAAGTGCTCAGAAATGTTTTGCAAGTACCGAGTACACGGAAGCGCTCAAATACGCGTATAAAGCGAAGAGGTGCGCGGATGGACAGACCGTCGATCGACCTGCATCGGCGGAAAAGAAAGATGAGGAGGAATTGAAGGAACGATCTGACGAGGCGGAGAAATGTTTACAATGCGGAGCATTGGTCAGATCTGAGGATAATTTCTGTGGTAAGTGCGGAGCAAAAATCAATAGGATTCCTAAATGCCCCTCCTGCTCCGCCGAAGTCGATCCTTCCGATAAATTCTGTAGACGATGCGGGACGAAACTTTAG